A single genomic interval of Anopheles marshallii chromosome 2, idAnoMarsDA_429_01, whole genome shotgun sequence harbors:
- the LOC128708466 gene encoding uncharacterized protein LOC128708466: MSHTNPTVLGAILMLALAIECHAVTRYNVSFDELHKCKQHNAINGYNYRAFFKLHELQHHHLTDPDLMVDLQMYVLAPRDGHILLSEQNKTLGTAVEIVLGGGGNTFSQIRFGQKGSPLRTKATIGLLSPIEPLPVRVRIYAGGQIRIHAGNLTDEPFMETMIPSKNFNELRYVSFTTWGTALAKWFYDCPLPSNATNGTVMIDGNELEQEYDGKQRLLDHLAKVPRWIDPPDNFTGVVIQHMYVKGFVYDQTTNQIELSGSMGLAWEDQRYSWNASHFDNTIFVGDVCHTVWIPSFEPLSLFTGTSFMCYLTDNGIMGVEFLEFTWINFCTLSESYRWPYDTNTCKLQLLAASHERNVPIRLTMGSIQFDPNFEQTEWSLKSIGKHETERSITPFGQQPILELHIEMSRKSDIHSVSIHPSYFVGNLLISISFLVDGRSRLLLNSLGLIVLLNAFLSLSAIVPRTGVPKLYIFFQWSLVFYSMSTILFVIEMWLKKMRANIPSDSWIGRIISFRAVRFVLAMDQRSNYNTLEHKNVRWDEVTCILNRLMMVVVLIVLAIGFTKP; the protein is encoded by the exons ATGAGTCACACAAACCCTACCGTATTGGGAGCGATCCTGATGTTGGCCCTAGCTATTGAATGCCACGCCGTAACGCGGTACAATGTCAGCTTTGACG AATTGCACAAATGCAAGCAGCACAATGCTATCAATGGGTACAACTATCGAGCATTCTTCAAACTGCATGAACTACAGCATCATCATCTAACTGACCCCGACCTAATGGTCGACCTGCAAATGTATGTGCTGGCCCCTCGCGATGGTCATATCCTGCTGTcggaacagaacaaaaccttGGGAACAGCAGTGGAAATAG tactcggtggtggtggaaataCATTTTCACAGATACGTTTCGGCCAGAAGGGATCTCCGTTAAGAACGAAGGCGACTATCGGGCTGCTATCACCGATTGAACCACTTCCTGTACGGGTACGTATCTATGCAGGAGGCCAGATCAGGATACACGCTGGCAATCTTACGGACGAACCATTCATGGAAACGATGATACCGAGCAAGAATTTCAATGAATTAAGATACGTCAGTTTTACTACCTGGGGAACAGCATTGGCAAAATGGTTCTATGATTGTCCACTGCCTTCAAACGCTACCAACGGTACGGTGATGATTGACGGTAACGAGCTAGAGCAAGAGTACGATGGGAAGCAACGTTTGCTGGACCATTTGGCGAAGGTTCCGCGGTGGATTGACCCACCGGATAACTTTACGGGCGTCGTAATTCAACACATGTACGTAAAAGGATTCGTTTACGATCAGACAACTAACCAGATCGAGCTTTCGGGATCCATGGGCCTGGCATGGGAAGATCAACGCTACAGCTGGAATGCATCCCACTTCGACAATACCATTTTTGTTGGTGACGTCTGCCATACGGTCTGGATACCGTCCTTCGAACCGTTGAGCCTGTTTACGGGAACGTCCTTCATGTGCTACCTCACAGATAACGGTATTATGGGTGTCGAATTCTTGGAGTTTACGTGGATCAATTTCTGTACACTTTCGGAGAGTTACCGGTGGCCGTACGATACAAACACCTGCAAGCTACAACTGCTAGCGGCCAGCCATGAAAGGAATGTACCTATACGTTTAACAATGGGAAGTATA CAATTCGATCCGAATTTCGAACAGACGGAATGGTCCCTCAAGTCCATTGGTAAGCATGAAACGGAACGGAGCATTACGCCATTTGGACAGCAACCAATTCTCGAGCTGCACATCGAAATGAGCCGAAAAAGTGATATACATTCCGTTTCGATTCATCCATCATACTTCG TGGGCAACTTGCTGATATCCATTTCCTTCCTTGTCGATGGGCGATCGCGACTGTTGCTGAACTCGCTTGGTTTGATCGTGCTGCTCAATGCGTTTTTAAGCCTTTCCGCCATCGTACCACGTACTGGAGTACCAAAACTAT ACATCTTTTTCCAGTGGTCACTTGTTTTTTACTCAATGTCGACCATTCTGTTCGTCATCGAGATGTGGTTGAAGAAAATGCGCGCCAACATACCATCCGACTCCTGGATTGGGCGAATTATAAGTTTCCGAGCCGTACGGTTTGTGCTCGCCATGGATCAAAGGAGT AACTATAACACGTTAGAGCACAAAAACGTTCGATGGGACGAAGTGACCTGCATCCTGAATCGACTCATGatggttgttgtgctgatcgTGCTTGCAATTGGATTCACCAAACCGTGA
- the LOC128718347 gene encoding probable tyrosyl-DNA phosphodiesterase, producing the protein MERTLENELSVGVAELDIASNVNIGASDSNENDTEDFLSVVVPRGRMAAKLAAAAPYNFFLTTITNSEPTHTDPLSVTFQELLDPSLGELECSLQISFLVDMGWLLKHYSLAGYENVPLFVLHGDETPELQKKPNVTALKVEIKTPFGVHHTKMGLYGYRDGSMRVVISTANLYEKDWHNRTQGLWISPRLPAVPEGSDTTYGESRTEFRASLLNYLDAYKLHQLQPWMERIRKTDFSDVKVFLVASVPCGEHYIPMGPFWGYPRLGHLLSQHATPIDESFPLIAQSSAIGCFGRSPKSWIQREILNNFGKDRAYRNIRLLPGFRFIFPTYAYVCNSHDGLEGGSCLPYTQEVHDKQKWLKNYLYQWLSQARHRNKAIPHIKTYCRWSPEGLQWFLLTSANFSKSAWGTDRYDGCLRINNYEAGVLFLPKILLNEDFLPLDSNGKHPQFPLPYDVPIVPYAPRDTPFFIDYLLNDTESG; encoded by the exons ATGGAAAGAACGTTAGAAAACGAACTATCGGTTGGTGTCGCTGAATTAGATATCGCATCTAACGTGAACATAGGGGCTAGTGATTCCAACGAAAATGATACCGAAGATTTTTTGTCCGTCGTAGTGCCGCGGGGTCGAATGGCCGCTAAACTGGCTGCAGCAGCCCCATATAACTTTTTCCTAACCACCATAACCAATTCTGAACCTACGCATACTGATCCACTCTCCGTCACCTTTCAAGAGCTGCTTGATCCAAGTTTGGGAGAGCTGGAATGTTCGCTGCAGATTAGCTTCTTGGTCGATATGGGTTGGCTGTTAAAACATTACTCCTTGGCAGGTTACGAAAACGTCCCTCTATTTGTGTTGCATGGCGATGAAACACCCGAGTTGCAGAAGAAACCTAATGTTACAGCATTGAAGGTAGAGATTAAAACACCGTTCGGTGTCCATCACACGAAAATGGGCCTCTACGGATATCGTGACGGTTCGATGCGTGTCGTCATTTCGACCGCCAATCTGTACGAAAAGGATTGGCACAATCGTACACAGGGGCTTTGGATTAGTCCAAGATTACCAGCCGTACCGGAGGGGTCTGACACAACGTACGGAGAAAGCAGAACGGAGTTCCGCGCTAGTTTGCTGAATTACCTAGATGCGTACAAACTGCACCAGCTACAACCGTGGATGGAACGAATAAGAAAAACTGACTTTTCGGACGTAAA AGTATTTCTTGTTGCATCAGTTCCATGTGGTGAACACTATATTCCCATGGGTCCTTTTTGGGGTTATCCTCGTTTGGGCCACCTACTATCACAACACGCCACTCCGATAGATGAATCGTTCCCGCTAATAGCACAGAGCTCAGCAATTGGCTGTTTCGGAAGATCGCCAAAATCATGGATCCAACGAgaaattttgaacaattttggGAAAGACCGTGCATACAGGAACATTCGTCTGTTGCCGGgctttcgctttatttttccCACCTATGCATACGTATGCAATAGCCACGATGGCTTGGAGGGTGGTAGTTGTTTGCCATACACTCAAGAAGTGCACGATAAGCAGAAATGGCTAAAAAACTATCTGTACCAGTGGCTTAGCCAAGCACGGCATCGGAATAAGGCGATCCCGCATATAAAAACTTACTGTCGCTGGTCGCCCGAGGGTTTACAGTGGTTTCTACTCACATCGGCCAACTTTTCTAAATCAGCCTGGGGAACAGATCGATATGACGGTTGTTTGCGTATAAATAATTACGAGGCAGGTGTACTGTTCCTTCCAAAGATTTTG ttGAACGAAGACTTCTTGCCGTTGGATTCAAATGGCAAGCATCCCCAATTTCCACTGCCTTACGATGTTCCAATTGTTCCGTATGCTCCAAGGGACACTCCATTCTTCATCGATTATCTTCTTAATGATACAGAATCGGGTTAA
- the LOC128718345 gene encoding mitochondrial genome maintenance exonuclease 1-like translates to MSDWLRSPQKMLILNFIRSFNTATKSANIKLSKANVIKRLNYENKALFGAVVKPAKNEPKPVQVNKEAKPHAQAAETEYSSEIYWQTRNVSRVIPISNVLVESTGVSPGLVIPFTEMELQRITKFPIVPSANGIIDKEWILHEQYESEEYKSPSVNRVLSATLPEASRQALLRWKATKIAELGEAGFQQLQKDIFTRGSTLHSTLETWLSGCDPSDEMVEKTGELWKSVRGALEEVERPAKMIEQKLYHPYLHYNGVVDCITSIKGQYHVIEWKTSENPKTSVGATYDAPIQLCAYMGALQANKGLCDSRIQRGAIFVAYTSGKPANVHILDGDKMRLYWQLWLHRLQEYWTRYRDGTLPDPI, encoded by the exons ATGTCCGATTGGCTGAGAAGCCCACA gaaaatgttaataTTGAACTTTATCCGCAGCTTTAATACGGCTACGAAGAGTGCAAACATTAAATTGTCGAAGGCGAATGTTATAAAACGTTTAAACTATGAGAACAAAGCGCTGTTTGGAGCAGTAGTAAAACCGGccaaaaacgaaccaaaaccCGTGCAAGTGAATAAAGAAGCTAAGCCGCATGCACAGGCTGCTGAAACGGAGTATTCATCCGAGATATACTGGCAAACGCGCAATGTGTCACGGGTAATCCCCATCTCAAATGTATTGGTTGAAAGTACTGGCGTATCACCAGGGCTGGTGATTCCATTTACAGAGATGGAACTACAACGCATCACTAAGTTCCCGATCGTTCCAAGTGCTAATGGAATCATTGATAAAGAATGGATACTTCATGAGCAATACGAAAGTGAAGAGTACAAATCACCCTCGGTTAATCGGGTACTATCGGCAACCCTGCCGGAAGCATCAAGACAGGCACTGTTACGATGGAAAGCAACTAAAATCGCTGAGCTGGGTGAAGCAGGATTTCAACAGCTGCAAAAGGACATATTCACACGTGGAAGCACATTGCATAGTACGCTGGAGACATGGTTATCTGGTTGTGATCCTTCAGATGAAATGGTTGAGAAAACTGGTGAACTGTGGAAAAGTGTTCGTGGGGCACTTGAGGAAGTTGAACGACCAGCGAAGATGATTGAACAGAAGCTATATCATCCCTATCTACACTACAACGGCGTAGTGGACTGCATTACGTCAATAAA AGGCCAATATCATGTCATAGAATGGAAAACGTCGGAAAATCCGAAGACAAGCGTTGGAGCTACCTACGATGCACCGATACAATTATGTGCGTACATGGGAGCGCTGCAGGCAAACAAAGGCCTGTGTGATTCACGCATACAACGTGGAGCGATATTTGTTGCATATACAAGTGGAAAACCGGCAAATGTTCACATTCTTGATGGCGATAAAATGCGGCTTTATTGGCAGCTATGGTTGCATCGCTTGCAAGAATATTGGACGCGTTACAGGGATGGCACTTTACCAGAtccgatttaa
- the LOC128719766 gene encoding probable tyrosyl-DNA phosphodiesterase, giving the protein MENSKRKMISNAPTKECQYGGECYRVNPVHFREYSHPHIEKLLAKAASFSLVEIPDDVKVHKSVFAEQLKIVSSLFPHLSCDPINPEKKSKVEPTTSTQPLPTTSSGSTSSVSKTDPKPSNLGQDNKNTIESLFAERRAKMQAAPKDKPLETVVPLKKDGPSSNTTTNTGISLKQAIPRDINSYFPVVAQRGRMAAKLVAAAPYNFFLTTITASKPTHTEPLSITFQELLDSSLGELECSLQMNFMVDIGWLLAHYFFAGYENVPLLVLYGDETPELRMVSQKKPNVTALKVEIKTPFGVHHTKMGLYGYRDGSMRVVISTANLYEDDWHNRTQGLWISPRLPAVPEGSDTTYGESRTEFRASLLNYLDAYKLHQLQPWMERIRKTDFSDVKVFLIASVPGGHTNTPKGPLWGHPRLGYVLSQHAAPIDDACPLVAQSSSIGSLGPSPESWVLGEIMASFRKDSAAVGIRRLPGFRMIYPSYSNVRQSHDGLLGGGCLPYVRNTHVKQEWLKDYLHQWCSRARHRNKAMPHIKTYCRWSHRGLYWFLLTSANLSKAAWGVYNKTGRFEKPLRINSYEAGVLFLPKMLLDENFFPMESNKKHPLFPMPYDIPIIPYAPEDTPFFMDYLHQ; this is encoded by the exons atggaaaatagtaaaagaaaaatgatttccaATG CACCGACGAAAGAATGCCAGTATGGAGGTGAATGTTATCGTGTAAATCCGGTCCACTTCCGTGAATACTCTCATCCACACA ttgaaaaattgcttgcCAAGGCCGCATCCTTTTCATTGGTTGAAATACCCGACGATGTAAAAGTACACAAAAGCGTGTTTGCAGAGCAGTTGAAAATTGTATCCAGCTTATTTCCACATCTTTCGTGCGATCCGATAAATCcagaaaagaaatccaaaGTGGAACCGACCACTTCTACACAACCGCTTCCCACGACTTCATCCGGCTCCACTAGCAGTGTTTCGAAGACCGATCCAAAACCGTCCAACCTCGGGCAGGATAACAAGAACACAATTGAATCACTGTTTGCAGAACGTAGGGCAAAAATGCAAGCTGCGCCAAAGGATAAACCGCTAGAAACAGTTGTTCCACTCAAAAAAGATGGACCATCTTCCAACACTACTACCAATACAGGAATATCATTGAAACAGGCAATACCACGCGACATAAACTCTTACTTTCCGGTGGTAGCACAAAGGGGTCGGATGGCCGCCAAACTGGTTGCAGCTGCCCCGTATAACTTTTTCCTAACCACCATCACTGCGTCCAAGCCCACACACACGGAACCACTTTCCATCACGTTCCAGGAGCTACTTGATTCGAGTCTGGGCGAGTTAGAATGTTCGCTGCAGATGAATTTCATGGTAGATATAGGTTGGTTGTTGGcacattattttttcgctGGTTACGAAAATGTCCCTCTACTTGTACTGTATGGCGATGAAACACCCGAGTTGAGGATGGTTTCGCAGAAGAAGCCTAATGTTACAGCATTGAAGGTAGAGATTAAAACACCGTTCGGTGTCCATCACACGAAAATGGGCCTCTACGGATATCGTGACGGTTCGATGCGTGTCGTCATTTCGACCGCCAATCTGTACGAAGACGATTGGCACAATCGCACACAGGGGCTTTGGATTAGTCCAAGATTACCAGCCGTACCGGAGGGGTCTGACACAACGTACGGTGAAAGCAGAACGGAGTTCCGCGCTAGTTTGTTGAATTATCTAGATGCGTACAAACTGCACCAGCTACAACCGTGGATGGAACGAATAAGAAAAACTGACTTTTCGGACGTAAA AGTATTTCTCATCGCTTCTGTTCCCGGCGGTCACACGAATACCCCGAAGGGTCCCTTATGGGGACATCCACGCTTAGGCTATGTGCTATCTCAGCATGCCGCACCAATTGATGATGCTTGTCCATTGGTTGCTCAAAGTTCAAGCATTGGCAGCCTCGGTCCTTCTCCCGAATCTTGGGTATTGGGAGAAATAATGGCAAGCTTCCGGAAAGACAGTGCAGCGGTAGGCATAAGACGGTTGCCTGGCTTTCGGATGATTTATCCCAGCTACTCGAACGTGCGTCAAAGCCATGACGGTTTGCTCGGGGGAGGTTGCCTACCGTACGTAAGGAATACGCATGTGAAGCAAGAATGGCTGAAAGATTATTTGCACCAGTGGTGTAGTCGAGCAAGGCATCGGAACAAAGCGATGCCGCACATAAAGACTTACTGCCGCTGGTCTCATCGAGGATTGTATTGGTTTTTGCTCACTTCAGCGAATCTGTCTAAAGCGGCCTGGGGTGTTTACAATAAGACGGGCCGGTTCGAAAAACCGCTTCGGATTAATAGCTACGAAGCGGGTGTACTGTTCCTGCCAAAGATGTTG TTGGACGAAAATTTTTTTCCGAtggaatcaaacaaaaaacatccacTGTTTCCGATGCCTTATGATATCCCAATCATCCCATATGCTCCAGAAGACACCCCGTTTTTCATGGACTATTTGCATCAATAG